Genomic segment of Paenibacillaceae bacterium GAS479:
AACGCCGATCAGCAGCGCAATTCCTTCAAGCGGAATCGGGGTGCCGGGCAACGCAGCGAGCGTAGCTGCCAGCGTTATGAAGCCCGATCCGGTCACGCCGGCTGCTCCTTTGGATGTTAACATTAATACGCCAAGGAAGGTGAGGACCTGCAGAATGGTCAGCTCGATGCCGTAAGCTTGCGCGATGAAGAGGGCGGCCATCGACAGATAGATGCTGGTACCGTCGAGATTGAACGAGTACCCGGTGGGCAAGACTAGGCCCACGACCGGCTTGGAACAGCCGTAAGTCTCCATTTTGCTCATAAGGCGCGGCAGTGCGGATTCCGAGGAGGAGGTTCCGAGCACAAGCAGAATCTCTTCCTTGATGTGGCGGATTAGGTGGAAGATGGAGAACTTGTAATAACGTGCGATGAGTCCAAGCACGATGATGATGAAGAGGAACATCGTCATGTATGTGGCCAGCATCATTTTACCAAGAGAGACTAGGGACCCGAGGCCGAACTTGCCGATCGTGTAAGCCATCGCTCCGCCAGCCGCGTAAGGAGAGAACTTCATGATGATGCCAACGATTTTGAAGAAAATCTCATTCAGTTTCTCGAAAAATTCCGTGACCGGCTTGCCCTTTTCACCCAGCATGGAGAGTGCAAGGCCGAACAGGACCGAGAAGAAAAGCACCGGCAGCATCTCGCCGCTGGCCATCGCCGCGATAGCGTTGTCCGGTATAATGCCGAGCAGGAAATCCTTGAAGCCGTGGGAGGTCTCCGAAGCTTGAGCGGTATACCCCGCGACCGCATCGGCATTACTGTCGACGCTGGAGGTGTCGATGCCAGCGCCGGGACGGATGAAATAAGCGATAGCGATGCCGATTCCCATTGCAAATGTGGTGACGATTTCAAAATAGAGCAATGCCTTGCCGCCGATTCGCCCTATTTTTTTCATACTGCCCATGCCGGCGAATCCAATGACGATCGTGAAGAACACGATCGGAGCGATGACCATCTTGATAAGCTTGATGAAGATGTCGGCCAGTACCTTAAGCGAAGCGCCGAAGGCAGGGAAGAAATAACCGATAGCGATGCCGATCACGATGGCGATTAACACTTGGACGGTCAGGTTTTTGAGGTTGATTTTCATCGTTGTCCCTCTTTCTATTAGGCTGAAATGCGTTAGATGCGGTCAGGATGGAGCCGGAATCAATGCTTTAGGCTTGGAAGGCTGTGCCTTGCGGGCAACGCCAGATTTGTAAGCGGCTTCAATAACCGCTTCGCGAACCTTTTCCACGACCAGATGATTGAACACACTCGGGATGATGTATTGCTCGTTCAACTCCTCGTCGCTAACGACGGAAGCAATGGCTTCCGCTGCGGCAAGCTTCATCTCTTCCGTCACGCGGGAGGCGCGGCAGTCGAGAATGCCTCGGAAGATGCCGGGGAAGCACAGCACATTGTTAATCTGGTTCGGATAATCGGAGCGGCCGGTCGCTATGACGCGTACATAAGGCTCGGCTTCCTCCGGCAAAATCTCCGGCGTCGGATTGGCCATGGCGAAAACAATCGGATCGGAGGCCATTTTTTTCAAATCATCCGTTTTCAGCACGCCCGGACCGGAGACCCCGATGAATACATCCGCATTCTCGATGACATCGGAGAGGCTCCCCTCGAGCTGAAAGGGATTCGTGTTGTCGGCGTACCACTGCCAGGTATCGTTCGCATAGCTCCGACCCGGCACGAGAGCGCCTTCGCGGTCCACACCGATGATGTTGCTGACGCCGGCGGCCATGAGCATCTTGGAGCAGGCGGTTCCGGCGGCGCCGATGCCGCATACGACGACTTTGCATGAGGCAAGCGACTTGCCGATGAGCTTAACGGCGTTAAGCAGCCCGGCGAGCAGCACAACGGCTGTTCCATGCTGATCGTCGTGGAACACGGGAATGTCCATCTCCTCCGAGAGTCGCCGCTCAATCTCGAAACAACGAGGTGCAGAGATGTCCTCCAGATTGATGCCGCCGAAGGTAGGGGAGAGAGCTTTAACGATGGCAATGATCTCTTCGGTATCCTGGGTTTTCAGGCAGATCGGGAAAGCGTCCACCCCGGCAAACTGCTTGAACAGGACGGCTTTGCCCTCCATTACAGGCATTGCAGCCTCGGGGCCGATATTGCCAAGCCCGAGTACCGCGGAGCCGTCGGAGACGACGGCGATCGTGTTGCGCTTGATCGTCAGCGAATGGGCGCGGGATGGCATCTCATGGATGGCCATGCATACTCTCGCCACTCCAGGCGTGTAAACGCGGGAGAGATCGTCGCGGTTTTTGACCGGCGTTTTGGGCGTTGTCTCAATTTTGCCGCCGATATGGAGCAGAAAGGTCTGGTCGGATACTTGCAGCACACGAACGCCGGGAAGCTGGCCAACGGCTGCAGCAATGAGATCGGTGTGGCTCTGGTCGTACACGTTCACGGTCAGATCCCTCACCGTCGAGGAGGAGTCGGAACGAGTAACGTCAATGGCGACGATATCGCCACCGGTATCACCGATGACGGTGGCGATCTGGGCGAACGAAGCCGTATCCCGGCTAAGCTCCAGACGGAGCACGATATGTGTGGTGGCGCCAATCGGTATGGACAAGGGAAGTTCACATCCTTTGCGTCAACTAATCTGCCCCTTATGATACCGCTTTCAAATTTGAGGTCTAGCATGTGGTCTTAATGGTTGTTTTGGTCCTTTTGGTCGTTGAATGGTCGTGGACATAGAAAAACCGCAGCCAGGGCGGGCTGCGGTTGAAGTCTTTCAGTCGATTTTTAGGGCATATAGATGGATGGGACGGCCGAGGCCGTACTGGAGCTGCAAGGTGACTTGGCCGGTTTTCTCCAAATGTTCTAAATAACGTCGAGCGGTCACCCGCGCTATGCCAACGCCCTCGGCGACGGCTTCGGCCGAAACGGCCTCGGGCTGCGGGGTCAGATAACGAACAATTTGGTCGAGTGTAGCGGCTTGCAATCCCTTGGGAAGATCAGGATCGCTTCTCGGAACGGAAGGGGCGGCCGGAGAAGAAAGGCTGGCGCCATGCAAAAGATGGTCCAGTTCTCCCTGATCCAGCTGTCCTCCAGAGCCGAGCTGTCCGCGATGCTGGCGATAACGTAGCAGGGCCTCGCGCACCCGTTCGGCTTTGAAGGGCTTCATGATGTAATCGTCCGCGCCTCCCTGCAGCATGGAGCGGATCGTCTCCCGGTCATTGGCGGCGCTGATCACGATGACTCCCGCAGTGTGACCTTCGCTGCGCAGCTGGCGCAACGTCTGAATTCCGTCCAGTTCAGGCATGAAAATATCAAGAAATACGAGTTCCGGCTTGAGCCTTCGAACGAGCTCCAATCCCTCTAGTCCCCCTGAGGCGGCCCCAATAACGGAGAAGCCTTTCACCGATTCGACGAATTGCCGGTTCACTTCGCGCACCATCGGATCATCTTCGATCAAGACTACCTGCAGTGTGCTCATTTTTCGCTCACTCTCCTTTTGGAAGCTGGGCTTCACCATGCATGGGAAAGAACAGTGTTATCGAAGTGCCTGCACCTGGTGCAGACTCTACGTCGATTGTGCCTGCACCTTTTTCCAGGATTCCTGCGATCAAATGCATGCCAATGCCCCGGCCGTCGCCCGCCTTAGTGCTGAAGCCACGCTCGAATATGCGGCTGCGGACACTCTCGTCCATGCCACAGCCATTATCTTCGACAAGCAGCGATAACTGCTCATCATCCTGCTCCAGACTGACAAACACGCGTCCAGGCCTCACGGCGGCAGTCAAAGAGTCGAAGGCATTCTCGATCAGATTGCCCAGCAGGACGACAAAGTCATGATGGTCGAGATTGTCCGGGAAACGCTGCAGCCGGCTATGCGGATCGATCTGCACGTCGATGCCGAGCTCCCGCCCGCGGCTGATTTTGCCCAAGAGGAGACCGGTCAGGCTATCATCGGAAAAGCGCATGCCGAGGAAACGGTTCAACTCTTCGCGCTCGCCCGACATGCGGAACAGGTAATCCAGCGCTTGATCATCCCGCCCAAGCTGAATCAGGCCGCCGATCGTGTGCATATGATTCATGTACTCGTGGTTCTGCACTCGCACGGTTTCCACGAGAGCTTTTACCCCCGTCAGTTCCTCTGCCATCCGGGCTACCTCGGTCCGATCCTGGAAAATGGCTACAGCGCCGACGGTGCGTCCCTGGACACGAATCGGAACACGGTTGCTCACGATATGCTGTCCACCGATAAAAATCTCTTGCTGATAAACGGGAGCATCCAGCTCCAGAATTTCCGGCAGTCGCGTATCCGGAAGAACCTCGCGGATCGGACGCCCGACCACGTCTCCGCTGATATGGAAAATCTCGCGGGCTCGCTTGTTGAATACGGCGATCCGCTCATCCCTGTGAACGGCAATGACCCCCTCATGCATGGCATGAAAAGTAGCGTCCCTCTCCATGAGCAGATGGGCGATCTCGAGCGGCTCCATGTCGAACATGTCTTTTTTGATCTGTTTGGCAAGCAGGCCGGAACCGGCCAGTCCGATGAGCAGCGAGAGCAGCAGCACAGCAGAAATTTGACTGGCAAAAGGGCCGATTACTTCACCGGGCGAAGGAAGAATTCTTCCCACCAGAACGGTACCAATTTGCACATGGGAGCTGTCCATAACTGGCACGAATGCGCGGAGCGCAGTACCGAGCTCTCCCTTGGCCTTGGATGTATAGCTGTGCTCCGCGAATGCCGGACCTTCGTCCGAGCCGCTGGAATAAGTACCGACCCGATCCGGCACCGGATGCGCCAGCCGGATGCGCTGCATGTCCATCACGACGACATAGGTGGCATCATGAATGATGCCGATCCGCTCGGCTGCCTCTCGCAGCTGCGGCTGTAGGGACTTGTCCTCTATTCCAGCGGCGATCTCTGGAAGCTGGGCGGCGGTACGGGCGGTGACGAGAAGTCGACGGCCCATTTCCTCCTCCTGCAGGCGAAGAATGCTGCCAACAGCGACGCCGCCCCCGGCAATGAGGGCGAACAGCACGATGCCGAAGGAGAGAAAGGTTATTTTCCAGTTAATTTTCAGCTGCTTGAGCATGGTCTGGATGGGCTCCTTACCGGAAGAAATGAGGTTAAAGAGGTTGTTCAAAAAGCCCCCCATTGATCACGAAGTAAAGCAGGAAGCGAAATCGACATCGAATCTTGTGTTCACCTTCGAAGTCCGGTGCTCATGTAGGTTTGCCTACACTCCGCTCCTCCTTCTTTTGGTTCGCACAACCTTCTCGGTGCCCAATGGCGATCTTTTTGAACACGCACTTAAGGGGCTTTCAAACCATCATACACCAGAGCTTGCGGCATGCAAACCTGAGTGGGCGCACCATCGGGTTCTTCTATAAAAGACAGCTTTTAGGTTAAGATGGGTCTGACGAATAAGGGACAAGTGTAGGGACGAATACAGGGATGAGCCGTAGGGACGAATACAGAGACGAACCGTAGGGACGAGTACATAAACGAGCCGTAGGGACGAGTGTAGGGATGAGCACAGAGACGGTAAAGGAAACGAGCATAAAAACGAGTTCTGGGGACGAGAGGTGAGAAGGAATGAGGAGTAAACTTCTGTGGCTTGGCGCGCTGCCGCTTGCTGCGATTGCGCTGCTGTCCGTGTTCTGGCTGGGCGAATATAGGCTACCTGGGCCTCTGCCCGCAGATGATGAGCAGACGGGATTTAGCGGTAGATATGTCATCAAGTTCAGCTATGTCGTGGCCGAAAATACACCCAAAGGACTGGCGGCGCAGCGGTTTGCGGCTCTGGTCGAGGAGAAGTCGGGCGGAAAGGTACAGGTGCAGTTGTTCCCCAATGGCACCCTTTTCACCGAGCCTGACGAGCAAGCGGCGCTGGCGCGGGGTGAGGTGCAGATGATCGCGCCCGCTTACTCTAATTTGTCCAGCCGGATGCCGGAGTGGAGCGTGATGGATCTACCGTTTGCCTTCCGCAACGAGGATGCTGTTGAAGAGGCGTTCAGCGGTGAGGTTGGCACGCTTTTGTTTAAGCGGCTCCAACAGCGAGGCATGATCGGGATGGCTTTCTGGGGCAACGGTTTTAAGCAGATGACATCGAGCGAAAAGCCACTGCTGCTGCCACAGGATTTCCGCGGCCTCAAATTCCGTGTCATGCCCGGGCCAATCATAGCTGCCCAGTTCCGGGAGATGGGGGCCTCAACCTCAGATATTCAATTCAACAGCGTGTACAAGGCCTTCGAGAGTGGAACGGTGGACGCTGGTGAAAACACGATCACGAATATTTACAGCAAAAAGTTCTACCAGGTGCAGAACTATATGACGGTCAGCAATCACGCCTATCTCGGCTACGCGGTCATAATGAATCGCTCTTTTTGGGATAGTCTCCCGGAGTCGGTACAAGGCATTATCCAAGAGGCGATGCGCGAGACGACTGATTGGGCCAATGCGCACGCACAGGAGATGAGTCGCAGCGAGCTGGCGGAGATGCGGGCGGGGAAGTGGATGCAAATTTCGGATCTGCAGGAATCGGAGCGAGAAGAGTGGATGCGCCTCTGGGAGCCGCTTTACGAGCAGGCGGAGGAGCTTGCGGGACGGGAATTAATGGATGCAGTACGAAAGCTGCAAAGCAAATATGACAATGAGGCTGGCAGTTGAAGTGTTGCGCCTGTCCGAGAGTCAGAGCGCAGATTCTGGAGAATCTGCGTTCAGGGCCGAAACCGACCAAGACTACAAGGTTACCAGGGATTTTGGGGATGCCCAATTGAAGAGAAGGCTGGATCAGTTTAAGTGAAAGCTGAATTAACTGAAGAGAAAGTTGAATTAACTGAAGAGAAATCTGAACCAATTGAGGATAAATTTGAAATCAATAATTGGGGAGGGCTATCCCTTTTGGGGCGGAAGTGTGACTGTCCTTGTTCATACGAGTCACCTAGCAATATTTTGCTGGCATCCCAAGATGAAAAAAAAGCTGTGCTGTGCTAAAATACTGGAATTGCAGTGTATTCGGGGAGGTAGCTCAGCTTCATGCTTATTATAGGAATCGCCGGCGGCACCGGCTCGGGTAAGACAACCGTGGCACGGTCTGTCATCAGTCGGATGGGGGAAGGCGCCGTAACGTTCATTTCGCAGGACAATTATTACAAGGACCGTTGGGAGCTCACGATGAGCGAGCGCGAGAAGATCAACTATGATCATCCTTTTGCGTTCGACAATGAGCTTCTGGTGGCCCATCTGAAACAGCTCATGCAGGGTGAAACCGCGTTTGCTCCGATATACGATTTTACTTTTCACTCGCGCCGTACGGACAAGACTGTCGAGTTGAAACCTAGTGGCATCGTCATTATTGAAGGGCTGCATGTGTTGTCTGACGAGAGCCTGCGGGAGTTGCTCGACATCAAGGTATTCGTTGACACCGACCCCGATGTGCGAATCCTGAGACGCGTCCTGCGCGACATTGAGGAGCGGGGCCGGACAATTCACTCCATCCACGACCAGTATCTGAAAACGGTCAAGCCGATGCACGAGGCATTCATTGAGCCGTCCAAAAAGTACGCAGACCTTATCATCCCCGAAGGCGGGCATAATGAGGTCGGAGTTGAGCTCCTTTCGGTGCTGACCGAAAAATATTTGAAGGAGAACGGCCGCTAAGCCGTTCGATCCCTTTGCTTATGCCGTCACCTGGATTTATCCGGGGACGGCTTATTGTTGTTTTGGCGGTTAACAAGTTTCGGGCTGGCCCCCTAATTCTGGAGAGTTCCAGTTAAAAAAGGTTTGTCTAAACGAGTAGCTTCATTCTTCTCGCGCATACGCTTATACGGCCCGTTTGTACGAGGATACATCGGGATTGCTTCGGCACGGCGCTGGGGGCAAAAGCCCCGCCGAGTAAAGCAAGTAGTCGAAGTTACTTGCTTGGGCCGAAAGCGGTTCGGCCGGGCAAAGCAAGTAGTCGAAGTTACTTGCTTGGGCCGAAAGCGGCCCGGCCTAGCAAAGCAAGTAGTCGAAGTTACTTGTTTGAGCCGAAAGTGGTTCCGCCGAGCAAAGCAAGTAGCCGAAGTTACTTGCTTGGGCCGAAAATGGCCCCGCCGAGCAAAGCAAGTAGCCGAAGTTACTTGCTTCGGCCGAAAACGGCCCCGCCGAGCAAAGCAAGTAGCCGAAGTTACTTGCTTGGTTTGAAAACGGCC
This window contains:
- a CDS encoding aerobic C4-dicarboxylate transport protein produces the protein MKINLKNLTVQVLIAIVIGIAIGYFFPAFGASLKVLADIFIKLIKMVIAPIVFFTIVIGFAGMGSMKKIGRIGGKALLYFEIVTTFAMGIGIAIAYFIRPGAGIDTSSVDSNADAVAGYTAQASETSHGFKDFLLGIIPDNAIAAMASGEMLPVLFFSVLFGLALSMLGEKGKPVTEFFEKLNEIFFKIVGIIMKFSPYAAGGAMAYTIGKFGLGSLVSLGKMMLATYMTMFLFIIIVLGLIARYYKFSIFHLIRHIKEEILLVLGTSSSESALPRLMSKMETYGCSKPVVGLVLPTGYSFNLDGTSIYLSMAALFIAQAYGIELTILQVLTFLGVLMLTSKGAAGVTGSGFITLAATLAALPGTPIPLEGIALLIGVDRFMSEARAITNLIGNSVATVVIAKSENQFEPQDALIQKNTEAASTPSAAV
- a CDS encoding uridine kinase; this translates as MLIIGIAGGTGSGKTTVARSVISRMGEGAVTFISQDNYYKDRWELTMSEREKINYDHPFAFDNELLVAHLKQLMQGETAFAPIYDFTFHSRRTDKTVELKPSGIVIIEGLHVLSDESLRELLDIKVFVDTDPDVRILRRVLRDIEERGRTIHSIHDQYLKTVKPMHEAFIEPSKKYADLIIPEGGHNEVGVELLSVLTEKYLKENGR
- a CDS encoding malate dehydrogenase (oxaloacetate-decarboxylating) → MSIPIGATTHIVLRLELSRDTASFAQIATVIGDTGGDIVAIDVTRSDSSSTVRDLTVNVYDQSHTDLIAAAVGQLPGVRVLQVSDQTFLLHIGGKIETTPKTPVKNRDDLSRVYTPGVARVCMAIHEMPSRAHSLTIKRNTIAVVSDGSAVLGLGNIGPEAAMPVMEGKAVLFKQFAGVDAFPICLKTQDTEEIIAIVKALSPTFGGINLEDISAPRCFEIERRLSEEMDIPVFHDDQHGTAVVLLAGLLNAVKLIGKSLASCKVVVCGIGAAGTACSKMLMAAGVSNIIGVDREGALVPGRSYANDTWQWYADNTNPFQLEGSLSDVIENADVFIGVSGPGVLKTDDLKKMASDPIVFAMANPTPEILPEEAEPYVRVIATGRSDYPNQINNVLCFPGIFRGILDCRASRVTEEMKLAAAEAIASVVSDEELNEQYIIPSVFNHLVVEKVREAVIEAAYKSGVARKAQPSKPKALIPAPS
- a CDS encoding two-component system, CitB family, sensor histidine kinase DctS, which encodes MLKQLKINWKITFLSFGIVLFALIAGGGVAVGSILRLQEEEMGRRLLVTARTAAQLPEIAAGIEDKSLQPQLREAAERIGIIHDATYVVVMDMQRIRLAHPVPDRVGTYSSGSDEGPAFAEHSYTSKAKGELGTALRAFVPVMDSSHVQIGTVLVGRILPSPGEVIGPFASQISAVLLLSLLIGLAGSGLLAKQIKKDMFDMEPLEIAHLLMERDATFHAMHEGVIAVHRDERIAVFNKRAREIFHISGDVVGRPIREVLPDTRLPEILELDAPVYQQEIFIGGQHIVSNRVPIRVQGRTVGAVAIFQDRTEVARMAEELTGVKALVETVRVQNHEYMNHMHTIGGLIQLGRDDQALDYLFRMSGEREELNRFLGMRFSDDSLTGLLLGKISRGRELGIDVQIDPHSRLQRFPDNLDHHDFVVLLGNLIENAFDSLTAAVRPGRVFVSLEQDDEQLSLLVEDNGCGMDESVRSRIFERGFSTKAGDGRGIGMHLIAGILEKGAGTIDVESAPGAGTSITLFFPMHGEAQLPKGE
- a CDS encoding C4-dicarboxylate-binding protein DctP, whose protein sequence is MRSKLLWLGALPLAAIALLSVFWLGEYRLPGPLPADDEQTGFSGRYVIKFSYVVAENTPKGLAAQRFAALVEEKSGGKVQVQLFPNGTLFTEPDEQAALARGEVQMIAPAYSNLSSRMPEWSVMDLPFAFRNEDAVEEAFSGEVGTLLFKRLQQRGMIGMAFWGNGFKQMTSSEKPLLLPQDFRGLKFRVMPGPIIAAQFREMGASTSDIQFNSVYKAFESGTVDAGENTITNIYSKKFYQVQNYMTVSNHAYLGYAVIMNRSFWDSLPESVQGIIQEAMRETTDWANAHAQEMSRSELAEMRAGKWMQISDLQESEREEWMRLWEPLYEQAEELAGRELMDAVRKLQSKYDNEAGS
- a CDS encoding two-component system, CitB family, response regulator DctR, with the translated sequence MSTLQVVLIEDDPMVREVNRQFVESVKGFSVIGAASGGLEGLELVRRLKPELVFLDIFMPELDGIQTLRQLRSEGHTAGVIVISAANDRETIRSMLQGGADDYIMKPFKAERVREALLRYRQHRGQLGSGGQLDQGELDHLLHGASLSSPAAPSVPRSDPDLPKGLQAATLDQIVRYLTPQPEAVSAEAVAEGVGIARVTARRYLEHLEKTGQVTLQLQYGLGRPIHLYALKID